A genomic window from Silene latifolia isolate original U9 population chromosome Y, ASM4854445v1, whole genome shotgun sequence includes:
- the LOC141630361 gene encoding pyrophosphate--fructose 6-phosphate 1-phosphotransferase subunit beta 1-like, with amino-acid sequence MINTGEDDNENEKDNNARKIDGVRMKSVIAEEREKREKVYAKKQTLKNVTDYITDIVCKRSKLGFNYGVVLVPEGLIDFIPEVQQLIAELNEILASGVVDEGGEWKKKLKEQSRQLFEILPQAIRDQLLLERDPHGNVSKIETEKMLIQMLRGENQDFWQCAVFDSDDPATSRLIGS; translated from the exons ATGATAAACACAGGTGAAGATGACAACGAGAACGAAAAAGACAACAACGCGCGAAAAATTGACGGCGTGAGAATGAAAAGTGTGATTGCggaagagagagagaagagagagaaa GTGTATGCGAAGAAGCAGACATTAAAAAATGTAACAGATTACATCACTGATATAGTCTGCAAACGTTCAAAGCTCGGGTTCAACTATGGTGTTGTACTTGTACCAGAAGGCTTAATTGATTTTATTCCTGAG GTCCAACAGCTAATTGCGGAGCTTAATGAGATTTTAGCAAGTGGTGTTGTTGATGAAGGTGGAGAGTGGAAGAAGAAACTAAAAGAGCAGTCTCGTCAACTATTTGAAATTTTGCCCCAAGCAATTAGAGACCAGCTGTTGCTTGAGAGAGATCCACATGGAAAT GTTTCAAAAATAGAAACTGAGAAGATGCTTATACAAATG TTACGAGGGGAGAACCAGGATTTCTGGCAGTGTGCTGTGTTCGATTCTGATGACCCGGCTACCTCTCGCCTCATTGGTTCGTGA
- the LOC141630362 gene encoding protein FAR1-RELATED SEQUENCE 5-like, translated as MSASLAVENTFIVPVVPVPTPQCIDVDEVHAGNRLSLMVTPGGSEEWVRNIATEFTPIIGQTFAMLDEGIQFYETYAIACGFEPRKSSTKRFRSSADIRTKLIVCHREGFRDSKPTILPITGEEEEPMVKACNPKKTKVTRIGCKVRIFFKFVIKEIDQVQVPLFVVDQFHAAHNHCLSPLKYREFQKKCRNLALQHKQTIVDNCKVNIGPTSTFTSVKEYVDGYKNIGASLSDFKNFGREIKCFIGLKDAQMFVDQLETLHETQEGFYYAYDIDQNKCLFRVFWADAAARRNYALYGEAVTFDPTYSTNKYDMIFAPFTGVDHHKKSVTFGASLMSRENDQNFKWIFTKFLDCMGGKEPHCFFTDQCPAMKIAVPSTFTIAAHRYCMWHIMKKLPEKRQRWIPAYYRDIPLGCLLRTTQRSESENSFFKRFENPHGTLVEFWMRFQSAMDQQRYTQKSLDRDSDHSLPQTKTLLSLEVHASTVYTHALFYEFQQQCVDSLNSCSAGDSSREGSTRFLEVEDSIFNKTYTVAFNPSTFDATCSCKLFERKGYICKHIIWILSGKGIKKIHDKYLLDEGTGKRLMSKKDQSVAKAQKPKRFCNNCKQMAHHDKRNCPNPAVDTSQHSFDHESDISSLVDSDY; from the exons ATGTCAG CTTCTCTTGCTGTAGAAAATACTTTTATTGTCCCTGTGGTACCTGTTCCTACTCCACAATGCATAGATGTTGATGAGGTGCATGCTGGGAATCGTCTTTCTTTGATGGTGACCCCTGGAGGTTCTGAAGAGTGGGTCAGAAATATTGCAACTGAATTTACACCTATAATAGGACAAACTTTTGCTATGTTAGACGAGGGTATACAGTTTTATGAGACTTATGCAATAGCATGTGGTTTTGAACCAAGGAAATCTTCAACGAAAAGGTTTCGTAGTAGTGCAGATATTAGGACAAAATTGATTGTGTGTCACCGGGAAGGATTTAGGGATTCTAAGCCGACAATATTACCCATTACTGGTGAGGAGGAGGAGCCAATGGTCAAGGCCTGTAATCCGAAGAAGACTAAGGTTACTAGGATTGGTTGTAAAGTTAGGattttctttaaatttgttattaaagAAATTGACCAAGTTCAAGTGCCACTCTTTGTTGTTGATCAGTTTCATGCTGCCCATAACCACTGTCTTTCTCCACTCAAGTATAGAGAATTTCAGAAAAAATGTAGAAACCTTGCTTTGCAACATAAACAAACCATCGTTGATAATTGCAAGGTCAATATTGGCCCAACCTCTACTTTCACGTCCGTCAAGGAATATGTTGACGGCTATAAAAATATTGGAGCTTCTTTGAGTGACTTTAAGAATTTTGGAAGGGAAATCAAGTGTTTTATAGGTCTTAAGGATGCTCAAATGTTTGTAGACCAGTTGGAAACCCTTCATGAAACCCAGGAAGGTTTTTATTATGCCTATGATATTGATCAGAATAAGTGTTTGTTTCGTGTATTTTGGGCTGATGCAGCAGCACGTCGTAATTACGCTCTATACGGTGAGGCGGTGACTTTTGACCCAACCTATTCAACTAATAAGTACGACATGATCTTTGCTCCTTTTACTGGTGTTGATCATCACAAGAAGTCCGTCACTTTTGGCGCTTCGCTTATGTCTAGGGAGAATGACCAGAATTTTAAatggattttcacaaaattcttAGATTGTATGGGTGGGAAGGAACCACATTGCTTTTTTACCGATCAATGTCCTGCTATGAAAATTGCAGTCCCTTCTACTTTTACGATTGCTGCCCACCgctattgcatgtggcatattatgaagaaattacctgaaaag CGGCAACGTTGGATTCCGGCATATTATCGTGATATTCCTCTTGGTTGTCTATTAAGAACAACGCAACGCTCTGAGAGCGAAAACAGCTTCTTTAAGCGGTTTGAGAATCCTCATGGCACacttgttgagttttggatgcgctTTCAAAGTGCTATGGATCAGCAACGGTACACCCAAAAATCTCTTGACAGAGATAGTGATCACTCCCTACctcaaaccaaaacccttcttagCCTTGAGGTTCATGCATCGACTGTTTATACGCACGCTCTCTTTTATGAATTCCAACAGCAGTGCGTTGATTCTCTAAACTCATGTAGTGCGGGTGATTCTTCAAGGGAGGGTAGTACAAGGTTCCTAGAAGTTGAAGATTCTATCTTCAATAAGACTTACACTGTCGCATTTAATCCTTCAACGTTTGATGCAACATGTTCATGCAAGCTGTTTGAGAGGAAGGGATACATATGTAAACACATCATCTGGATTTTATCAGGTAAAGGGATCAAAAAGATACATGATAAGTATCTTCTCGATGAG GGAACTGGCAAGAGGTTGATGTCCAAGAAAGATCAGTCTGTTGCAAAGGCACAAAAGCCGAAAAGATTTTGCAATAattgtaaacaaatggcacatcATGATAAACGGAATTGCCCTAATCCAGCTGTTGATACATCACAACACTCGTTTGATCATGAATCCGAT ATTTCTTCACTTGTTGATAGTGATTATTAA